In the genome of Perca flavescens isolate YP-PL-M2 unplaced genomic scaffold, PFLA_1.0 EPR50_1.1_unplaced_scaf_9, whole genome shotgun sequence, the window CCTGGCCGTTGGCGACTATGGGATTACGGGTTGCCGTGGGCCCCATCTCCTTTAGACAAAGGGATGGGTTTCTACCCTTTCCTCTCCCCACCTCCTTTAGACAAAGGGATGGGTCTCTTTCCCTTCCTTTCCCCTATTCCCTTTAGACAAAGGGATGACTAccccttttcttcctcttcccttCCCCCTTTGGACAAAGGGCTGGGtgcctttttcttcctcttccctcccCTTTGGACAAAGGGCTGGGTGCCTTTTTTCctcttccccacccccccctTTGGACAAAGGACTGGGTGCTTTTCTCCCAACCCCTTTGGACAAAGGGATGGatgccttcctcttcctctcccccaACCCCTTTGGACAAAGGGATGGatgccttcctcttcctctccccaaCCCCTTCAGACAAAGGGATGGatgccttcctcttcctctcccccaACCCCTTCAGACAAAGGGAGGGAtacctttctcttcctctcccttaGTCCCTCTGGACAAAGGGATgggttcctctctcttctctcctctctcttcctctcgcCCATCCCCTTTAGACAAAGGGCTGGGTCCCATCCTTTTCCTCTCCCCAAATCCCTTTAGGGATTGGTGCCTTTCGTTCATTTAGtcatcacatttaaaaacatttttgggtTTAGTGGCACCTAGTGGGAAAACCGTAGTGACATGCGACGGCCCGTGCATACCGTTGATCTCCATTTTCAACTGCGCAGTCGTTGTACGCGTGGGGAGGTCTCTGGGATCCGTACtacctaacccccctaaccctaaccccctaacccttcGGCTTCGGGCCcctttgttttttaatcctaaccccctaaccccctaaccctaaccccctaaccctaaccccctaaccctaacccccccgcTATGTTCACACTTAACCGCGCTCAAAATATTTTCGTGCCCCTGGTATACCATTTCACTATTGCGAAGCCGGCTTTACAATGGCGAGGTGAAATTGCGATGACGGCTTTACAATGGCGAGGAGATATTGCGAGGACGGCTTTACAATGTCGAGGTGAAATTGCGAATACGGCTTTACAATGGCGAGGTGAAATTGCGAATACGGCTTTACAATGTCGGCCAACACAGGGTTGAGGATCATCACTTGATGATCGTGGCTATcaccccctaacccctaaccagTTTGCACAGTAGTGTATATTATAGGAAATAACCCTAATCCAGAGCTCAACTACAATataatcttaaataaaatgcacattatattgaaacaaatacagttAGCAGTGATTCTTACCCAGTGCAGCAGATATCTTGGCCATGCATGGCGAGTTGCTTTCACCACTGCCTCTGAAAATTGAAATGCAATTTATTATACATGTGTTCTGCCTTTTATGATTTGTCAACAAATAGAGGTGGGCGTTGTCATCTTACACTTACTGGACTTTCTGCTGCGCTGGGCCAGTTGTTGCCCTACCACTGCTCTCGACACGTCCCTCATCCTTTCCCAGAGTAATGCATTTTTTGGCCTATTTCAACACCTTCTGGAGCCATACTTGAACAATATTTTATGAATGCAACGACTTCTGTCAAGTAGCTCTTAACTGTCAGTTTAATGTTTTGGTCGGCCAGATCTGCTGTAAATCTTTATTTTCAATGTCTGGACCTGACGCCACAGTTTTAGTTTAAGTGCTTTTACTTTGAAGACGTACTAATATTGTCTCTTAGCTCAGGctttgtttggacagattttgTCCAGAAAACCTCAATGTTTATAAACGCAGGCCCTATTGTATCGGCTGACTCTTTAGCGGCGTTACACCTGTCTAGTGTAGgttatgaaatgtctgtatcgtcgctgcgctgcatttttatgaactatgatccagccggctccgtcttacacgctattactcaaccaactgaagttagttgcatttaataacttctaatgtgttttttttttgcggcGGCGGCAGTAGTAacagagttaccagcggaaacactggtaccaatacaggtttccctctcatacttaatatacagctgtgttaataacaattaaaactgtagacaaatgtcgggagtttggaccagcggcgctgtgtctctccatgttgcaggtgagccggccggtgtgtgagtgaatgggggggctgtgtggaggagagatccaaacacaggcacggctttccagaaggaatgggtcatgtaacgcaacattaaaccatatcgatataaacgaCATCGCTGCATTAGTGGAGAAGCAGTGGttgcgaggacgttaggtggaccggtgcgacctaggaaaaatcttagtcgcacccttacaaattttggtcgcatttgCGACCAAATTTGTCACACTCTCGAGCCCTGTTGGCAataaaaccctttctgattctgaataaGGTTATAAAGCGGCAGCGATCAGCCTCTTTCTAGATTGCAACGAAAGGCAGGATTTCATTCTGAAATCAGGCTGTCAAACGCTTCATtttttaatcacgattaatcgccaAATTTGTATAGTTAATCACAAGtcatcgcatgttttatcacatgaatacaattctattattttgcatttcaacactttttttaagtacatattaacaatggaaagcaattcttaccagtgtgtcTCGGTTGGTAATCAAATTTATGCAAAATAAGTTACTTTTTGGACTTcgatttgtatttattttatttactgcaAACAAAAAGAAACGTTTGAATCAGTCACTCTTGCACAATTCCTCCAAGTCCCTAACCTAACTGAGATGTAACACTAAGACTTTgcttatacagtacaaacaaaatggTGCCGGATACCGGTTGCCGCAGCAGGACATTTGTAACACCTGTTTTTCCCAAAAAGCAATTTAACAATTCTCCTGGATGGAAAATGGGGGTGGAGTATGtcccaaatgacaaaaacagtcacACAACACAGTCCTAAAACCGCATGATGACAAacagtcaatatagtgtgcagtaagtCCTCAATAGCGTCCTACTCACCGGTGTCTAGTGATCACAGGTTATGAGACACAGCGTTGAAACACTCTGCAGGACTTCCAGCTAGGCTGCCTTCTCCGTGGAGTACAGGCTGTGTCATGCGTGAAACTACCGCCCCCACTCCACAACTCTTTAAAATTAAACTTTCCATTCacaatcttattggcatccatttctgCGACTCGCACTCCGCCGTCCATTTGTAACATAACGTACGTTAGTTTTGGCCGGCACAGTAGTTTTTCTAACAAGTTTGTagtttttcttcaaaaaaagccacaaagtttgctaggccaaaaagaacgttaatttTGCGATAAAAAACTTGACGCCGTTAGCAACGCGTTTCACggacagcactaatatatacatacaaataataataataccaagATGTGTCCTGTAAAAAATGAGCCTTTGCATCAGACACGTCACAGTTAAGATCCCTCCCATTCAACATCCCTCCCATtcaacatcaataataaaaaaaaagttcatataTAACGTCACCGTGTTGTCGATTCGGAACCCATCAGCTGTTAGATCGGCATTCTTTTCTGGTTTTATGACTGAGTTTAGAAATTACATGAATTCAATTAAAAACGCTAAGGCCGTGAGAACTCTGGATCTATATGAGTTGCGTGTGACTTCAAATACTTATTAATAAGGTTTTATTATTCTACGTATTTATTTCTCTGCCTACCAGCTTGTCCACTCAGGCCTTGTGACTGCGGCTGCACCCCTGTACACTGATGTAATGTTGTATGTCATTCGTTCTTTGTATTTTGAACTGTATCTGTCGGTATtgttctgtatgtatgtgtaaataaattaattaatcaataatacgctacctgcgtctcaaacctgcggccgcttgGCTCTCGTGAGATTGTCGTTGCCTACGCGTGCGTGATGTCAGAGCAACGCTCCAACTCCATTCAAGTCTACCTGCTTTTTAATCAGACAATACTGCCAACGTAAGCTACGTCACAAGGAATGGCTGTTGGTGCAAACATTGACACGCAAACACAGTGAACGTTATTatcaaataaacaataaacaaagtaaCAGGAATACACAATATCCTTGTCCTtggaacctttttattttattaataacaaacataaataacaccacacaggcattaataaacagctaagggatcagattatgtcaaaaactcaattttggccaaaagtggagatagaaccttataattctaagctcacaaAGTATTCTGCAGCACATGAGCTAAATTCAGCAATAGGCACAATGTTAAGAATAATACATAAACCATATCTAGTAAAAAGACAAAAGGAAGCAATATTGGATtcaaacataataaaacatttattaaattcAACACATATTTGACTAGTCACACTACAATTCAATCAATATCAAATATACATAGTATTAACATGAAAATGGAAAAGATTGCATTTGTAAACCagttatatatacacaaacataaacaagtaCACGGTAAAAACCACAGCTTCAAAAACACgctgcataaaaaaaataaaaaataaaaaaatcactttcTGCAATTTGTGGACTAAAGCCCTGAAATTATGGATggtcaacttcaaattttggtATTTCTTCAGAAGTGCTGGCTCTTTATTTAGGATGTCATTCATCTAAAAATCAAACACAGCACACTAACAATCAGGAGTGTTTAGTGGAAAGTTATCAGTTTGGAAAAAGGTTAGATAATGTCAGATAATATTACATTTAAGTATTAAGTATAATCCAGTATCAAAGTCTTTTGTGTACATGCTTGTATGGTTTAACTGTGCATGCAATCAGGTGTTATCCCTCCAAAAGGGAAAACAGAGAAGTTGCTCTCTGGGAAATGATCCTTATCACACAAATAACTTAGACATCATGTCCGTCACAAGAAACACTGTGATATTTACCATTCCAACGGTGATCACGTCACTCCACACATCACGGAAGACTCTCTTGATATCTTCCTTGAGGTCCACAGTGTATGCCAACACCCTCCTTctctcaaacaaaaaaaactagcaGTAAAGTCTTgtgtaagaaaacaaaaactgaagtaCAGCTATAAAAATGCCTTGCATTATACTCAGTGTTTGATAGTGTAAGCCAAACCAATGTTTGACAGTGTGCAATGTTAATTCATTTACACAAAGTCTGATAGAGGCTGTGTGAAACGTTTGACAGTAAATCTGCATTTGCAAGTGTAATCGTATAATGTTAGTGGGTGTAACAATCCAAATAACTGCAGACCAAAGTGCTGTGGCTTACCCCCCGCTGCTTTTTCAGAGAAGTCTGCAGCTGcaagaaaaaaatatcgggtATGAGAAGTTGACCCTGTacgattctcgtagggtacagatttgatcattggcaaattatcaaagaggttttatcaatattaataaagttatgaatatggttattaataactttatcaaatcgacaaacaatcaaaaacggggcaccaccctgcaagtcagggaccaataatcaaactgtggaacagtctcattctgtggtaatcctttaaaaaggaattaaaggaaggggtgaatccaaacacggacctgattgaccagcaattattacaacaagtacacaaattatcacaagcaactgctaattaagcataataagatttattaacatCACAATTATTGgtggctaatcaataatccttcactaataaactcatatacctttttacaatatcacaaccaaaaacaaagcaaaacaaagcagcatgtgtcatggacacgtctgtgggtgtgggtgtgtgtcagagaggagGGGCATGTCGACATGtatttctaacacaaaactacccaaaatggctactcctgtgagctgcacaaaactatttggcctcaagagggcggtagtggtgctgcgtgcacgaggaggggctgaagaagccgggggttgctaggcaacgcgcacgcttagtcggtatggtagctagttcctgtgttagctctgtccgAACGTAAGCAGActccacgtgtgaagctagcctgcagcgttagctcgggagctacgcggctagcctgtgggtgtgtgtgtgtgtgttagagagagaagaaagagaagaagaataaaggaaaaaaaaggggcactctgatctttagttatcgataatgacccagttcccctcagccactcaggtctgggctaacgtgtagtttaggacagactgagacttttgacttactgaggGAAACTTTTGTCATAACTAATTCAgtgactaacagctgatttttgcgattctatcgcagacagtaactaaactcctgaaaggagtgatttaagcaggtagcgattacggttatacccagctacttaacacaacataaatcaacgagtatagtgatcaatttatacattcacagcacagattaataatcacatatggaccagtacatgattaaatcagatcacattaatggcaaccatggtagcgaaccctttgctcattaataacaaaataaaacgcactagttctaatatctgcccagaactgtgtaagcctcttactgtgtgcgttgtttgtcagttaaaactcttgccagagtttaacgatccgtttcgtcccGAAGCAGAGGGGAcaagacgtaatccaggtcgacCAAACAAGAAACAGGACGCCGTCctttcttgaatccaggctgattaaacccgctgcagatgagggaatatttcggccagtatttcctcggatcccctttatatatcagaccgatataaagttgtcccagctcaaatctcgaccagcgaggtgatgctggctaaCTAATCCGGACCAgtgcctcctttcagcaaccgggggttaccgtgaaaagcaaagaaacacaaacgcggacagcttttatccttcctccgcctcctagtggcggggtggtgcattcaaggacccgacgaccaatgggaaaactgcaacctggtcacaggtgtgaagcagttctttgtctcaccaccagtctgccttgccgtCCTCGTGTTTGAATGCACTTTCTCCATCTTGTGAAGTGGTggcttgtaggagtttggtgaaactggctttgggattcacatgtaggccaagatcctttgtcttgcctcccctgtgtctcaccagtcaactcaatctgagccaagtccctgtttaaccagcttcttggtccccaacaaccCCATACTGTGATGTGCGCCAAGTTACTCTGTGCATAGACCCTGACCAGTTGTTCTGCATCCTCAGCTGTCAACCCTTCTTTGGACTCGCTGCTGCTGTCCAACTCGTCTGGCGGGTCAGTCTTGTCCTCCAGCGGTGGCGGTGGCTGCGGCTGCGTTGTCATTGGCTGCGTTGTAATTTGCTGGGACCCATGTGGTGATGGTGTTAATTGGGGGTTGCGAGCGCCATGGTACCGATATAGCCTCCTTGGCTGAAATAAAGTTACATGAGAGAGGTTGTAAAGGGTTTAAAATGCCGGCAGCCCATAACCACTCAACTGGTTTCAGAAAACATGAAATAGAATAAGTTAATCCAATTTGTAATTTGAGTTTGATAGAGTATGTGAAATGCTTGACAGTGTCTAATGTACAATCGATTATAATAAGTCTGATGATAATTGTGGGACGTGTGTAATTTggctacattttttaaaatatattatgcCACAGCTATAGACTTTGTATAAAACTCCacataaaaatatagaaaaagtgGTATGGCTTACCCTCAGCGACATCTTAAGGGGACGCTTTACCTGCAAGTAAAAAATGAGGTAAGCaaagtttatttttgaaagttttattttttcatttatttttttgttttttttatttagtgagATGCTAAGTTATGCTGTTATTGGTGCTTACGGCTTTTTGGTCATCTTCCTCCGACTCGCTGCTGTTCATCTCCTGTAAGGTACTGCATGGTGTGTCTTCATAGACCAGCACCTGTGGCTCAAGTGTCCGTGGCAGTGGAGGTGAACCAGTCTCTGTTGAATCCATGGCAACGCCGGACTGGTCATCGGTATCGGACGGTTCAGACGCGCTGTAGTCTGACTGGTCATCACCCTCCGGCGTCCACGACACGCTGTCATCCGAGTTGTCGTCTGCGCTATCCTCCGAGGCCGGTGTGGTGGAGGGTCCGCCGGCAAACTCATTTGATTGAAAGACCGCCAGGTGGTGTGTCCCGGGCCGCTGTGGGAGGGTGGAGAGCTCCTGTTTCAGCAACCTGTCTTCGATAGAAACACGAGGTGTGATGGCGGGGCGCTCCCCACAACCCACATGTGTCGTGCAAAACGCCTGAAGCGTTTCCCAGTCCTCCTAAGTTGGAGTTTATCCCTCTTGAggttacattttttgaacatCGCTATCAGGTACTCTGTaaacaagagaagaagaaagagcagAGTGTTACAGAAATGTTGGGCCATGCAGGCTGAGtaattaataataatgcattattACTCAACAAACCAAAGTCTTTTTGGTGCTTCTTTCGGGCGCGGGGCTGGCTGGCTGAACCtgcttgttttgtttccctGAGGGCAGACAGTTGTGAAGCTATTTCTTTCCTTCTCGACTCCTCCAGGATCAATTTGATGTCCTCTTTCTGTGGAGACAGAACATTAGTTGGGACAGTGATCGTAATTACACAAGAGATTATTGACCACTCAATTCCTTGATACCAGGTCTGGACCCCACCGCTCTGAAATGACAGCAAAACAATAACATCTGTTTTTACAAAAGTGCAAGATGCATAACGTCATATCGTGAAGAGCTTTTAAATGCCGGTCGAGACGGATGTATTTTTGTCTGTGGCACGGTGTCGCTGGGCAGCCTAGTGGGCCCGCCTATCTAAATAAACAGAGTCGTACATTTTAAGCACAATAATCATCAgcagcctgtgtttgtgtgtgagtgccaTTTAACTTACCTTCCAGAAGCCATTCCCAGCAGGAGCCTGCGTTCTGTGCCATCAGTCACACAGTGAAAATCCCAGAGATGCTGCGGTCTATTGGCGTAGCTGTCTCTGCACAACGGGCAAGGTTTCattgtttccttttgttttctgtGGAGATATAAGTCAACAGGTGAAGCTCATGATAGAAACTGTAACAAGTAGAGATTAGAGTAGATTAGATAacactttattcatcccaccaTGGGGAAATTGACTTGTAACAGCAGGAGAACATAACATACACAAAATAGAA includes:
- the LOC114552174 gene encoding uncharacterized protein LOC114552174; amino-acid sequence: MFKKCNLKRDKLQLRRTGKRFRRFARHMWRPGTHHLAVFQSNEFAGGPSTTPASEDSADDNSDDSVSWTPEGDDQSDYSASEPSDTDDQSGVAMDSTETGSPPLPRTLEPQVLVYEDTPCSTLQEMNSSESEEDDQKAVKRPLKMSLRPRRLYRYHGARNPQLTPSPHGSQQITTQPMTTQPQPPPPLEDKTDPPDELDSSSESKEGLTAEDAEQLLQTSLKKQRGEGVGIHCGPQGRYQESLP